One segment of Nostoc flagelliforme CCNUN1 DNA contains the following:
- the lspA gene encoding signal peptidase II — MRLKNRLFWIAAFIAFFLDQITKYWVVQTFSLGQTLPLLPGIFHFTYVTNTGAAFSLLSGKVEWLRWLSLGVSLVLIALALFGPTLNLWDQLGYGLILGGAMGNGIDRFVLGYVVDFLDFRLINFAVFNVADSFISIGIVCLLIASLQKTPTSTDKSH; from the coding sequence ATGCGTTTAAAAAATCGCCTTTTCTGGATCGCTGCCTTCATAGCTTTTTTCTTAGATCAAATAACAAAATACTGGGTGGTGCAAACCTTTAGCTTGGGACAAACACTACCACTCTTACCTGGAATATTTCACTTCACCTATGTCACTAATACTGGTGCCGCTTTTAGTCTGTTAAGTGGGAAAGTAGAGTGGTTGCGCTGGTTATCTTTAGGAGTAAGTTTAGTATTGATAGCGTTGGCCTTGTTTGGCCCAACCTTAAATTTGTGGGATCAGTTGGGCTATGGCTTGATTTTAGGTGGAGCTATGGGCAACGGTATCGATCGCTTTGTTTTAGGCTACGTCGTTGATTTTCTTGATTTTCGCCTGATTAACTTTGCTGTATTTAATGTGGCAGATTCATTTATTAGTATCGGTATTGTTTGCCTGTTAATTGCTTCCTTGCAAAAAACACCAACTTCAACTGACAAGTCGCATTAA
- a CDS encoding transglycosylase domain-containing protein, with protein sequence MSSPQPPQKPQTLLGQLTQAVHTIQARVDFSKLALKPNAKVPELWVQDAGADKAEVYPLLGDRYILGRSSKSSDIVIRNPVVSQIHLSLSRNSTQRTPVFVIKDENSTNGIYRGKRRVNSLELRHGDILTLGPPELAASVRLQYVDPPAWYVKAASWTAYGVGGTSALLALVIGIEWLKFQVKPLPTATRAPVVVYARDGATPLREPRTTSHVDMKRLEEFGPYLPAAVVASEDSRYYWHFGVDPVGILRAVLINSRSGDVQQGASTVTQQVARSLFREYVGRQDTLGRKLREAVVALKLETFYSKDDILLMYLNRVFLGGDTSGFEDASQYYFEKSAKELTLAEAATLVGILPAPNAFDFCGDGPNKLEAAEYRNRVIKRLLDMGKIKLEDANGARRSTVQVSPKVCEQQAKTIAPYFYSYVFSELESILGEGAAREGNYIIETKLDPAIQSQAEAALNNSVNNAGRNFNFSQGAVVTLDSSTGSILAMVGGTDYRKSQFNRAVQAKRQPGSTFKIFAYTAAIQQGFSESKSYSCAPLTWQGFTYKPCRAGAGASLDIATGLALSENPIALRVAREIGLNKVVAMAQNLGIKSTLDPVPGLVLGQSVVNVLEMTGAFGAISNGGVRNPPHAINRILDSGDCRDRKDIKTCRVIYSFDQDPDANKRVLPNGVADEMTSLMRGVVTRGTGRSAAIGLGEAGKTGTTDKNVDLWFIGFIPNRRLVTGVWLGNDNNSPTSGSSAQAAQLWGNYMRRITR encoded by the coding sequence ATGAGTTCTCCCCAACCCCCTCAAAAGCCACAAACTTTACTTGGTCAACTGACTCAAGCGGTACATACTATCCAAGCTAGGGTCGATTTTTCCAAATTGGCGCTCAAGCCTAATGCCAAAGTACCGGAACTCTGGGTGCAGGATGCGGGGGCGGATAAGGCAGAGGTATATCCACTGTTGGGCGATCGCTATATTCTAGGTCGTAGCTCCAAATCCAGCGATATCGTCATCCGTAACCCTGTTGTCAGCCAAATTCACCTGTCGCTATCGCGGAATTCTACTCAACGCACACCAGTTTTCGTTATCAAAGACGAAAACTCTACCAATGGCATTTATCGTGGCAAGCGTCGTGTCAATTCCCTAGAACTGCGTCACGGCGATATTCTTACTCTAGGGCCTCCAGAACTTGCCGCTTCTGTGCGGTTGCAATACGTCGATCCACCAGCCTGGTATGTGAAAGCTGCAAGTTGGACAGCTTATGGCGTCGGTGGTACTAGTGCCCTGTTAGCGTTAGTAATTGGCATCGAATGGCTAAAATTTCAAGTTAAACCCCTACCTACAGCTACACGCGCCCCAGTAGTTGTTTACGCCCGTGATGGAGCCACTCCCCTGAGAGAGCCTCGGACTACCTCTCATGTAGACATGAAGCGTTTAGAGGAATTTGGCCCTTATTTACCTGCTGCGGTGGTGGCTTCAGAGGATAGCCGTTATTACTGGCACTTTGGGGTTGACCCTGTGGGGATTTTACGAGCTGTGTTGATCAATAGCCGCAGCGGAGATGTGCAGCAAGGAGCCAGCACTGTTACCCAGCAAGTTGCCCGCAGTTTGTTCCGCGAGTATGTAGGCAGACAGGATACCCTTGGACGTAAATTGCGGGAGGCAGTTGTCGCCCTGAAGCTCGAAACCTTTTACAGCAAAGATGATATTTTGCTGATGTACTTAAATCGGGTTTTTTTAGGGGGAGATACTTCTGGCTTTGAGGATGCATCCCAGTATTACTTTGAGAAGTCGGCTAAAGAATTAACTTTGGCAGAAGCAGCAACCTTGGTAGGAATTTTACCTGCTCCCAACGCTTTCGATTTTTGTGGGGATGGGCCAAATAAGCTAGAAGCAGCTGAATACCGGAATCGCGTAATTAAGCGCTTGCTGGATATGGGCAAAATTAAGCTTGAGGATGCGAACGGAGCTAGACGCTCCACCGTCCAGGTTAGCCCTAAAGTTTGTGAACAGCAAGCCAAGACGATCGCTCCTTATTTTTACAGTTACGTCTTCTCTGAACTTGAATCAATCTTGGGGGAGGGAGCTGCAAGAGAAGGAAACTATATCATTGAAACCAAGCTTGATCCAGCAATACAGAGCCAAGCAGAAGCAGCATTAAATAATTCAGTGAACAACGCTGGTAGAAATTTTAATTTTTCTCAAGGGGCGGTAGTCACTCTTGACTCTAGTACAGGCAGTATCCTGGCAATGGTGGGCGGGACTGATTACAGAAAAAGTCAGTTCAATCGTGCTGTTCAAGCCAAAAGACAACCAGGTTCCACCTTCAAAATCTTTGCTTACACAGCTGCTATTCAACAGGGATTTTCAGAATCAAAAAGTTATTCTTGCGCTCCTTTAACTTGGCAAGGCTTTACTTATAAACCCTGTCGTGCTGGTGCTGGCGCTAGTTTAGATATTGCCACGGGGCTTGCTCTTTCAGAAAATCCCATCGCTTTACGAGTTGCCAGAGAAATCGGGCTGAATAAAGTCGTGGCAATGGCACAGAATTTGGGAATCAAGTCAACCCTTGATCCAGTTCCTGGCTTGGTACTAGGTCAAAGTGTAGTCAATGTTTTGGAAATGACTGGTGCTTTTGGCGCTATTAGTAATGGTGGTGTACGGAATCCTCCCCATGCGATTAACCGAATTTTAGACAGTGGTGATTGCCGCGATCGCAAGGATATCAAAACTTGCCGTGTAATCTACTCCTTCGACCAAGATCCAGATGCCAACAAACGAGTGCTGCCAAATGGTGTAGCCGATGAGATGACTAGTTTAATGCGTGGCGTAGTCACCAGAGGGACTGGGCGTAGTGCTGCAATTGGACTGGGGGAAGCTGGGAAAACAGGCACGACTGATAAAAACGTTGACTTATGGTTCATAGGTTTTATCCCCAATCGGCGGCTTGTAACTGGTGTCTGGCTGGGAAACGACAATAATTCCCCTACATCTGGTAGCAGCGCTCAAGCAGCTCAGTTGTGGGGAAATTATATGCGGCGGATTACAAGGTAA
- a CDS encoding four helix bundle protein, with translation MRRPDFEDLEVYQLAEKLANEIWRIVKGWDNFTKDTLGKQIVRSADSTCVNIAEGRGRYNDQDNRRFVKIARGSLYETISWLRLAYARQLLTNEQVSRFKPILDELLPKLNAYLKSIGNRE, from the coding sequence GTGAGAAGACCTGATTTTGAGGACTTAGAAGTTTATCAACTAGCTGAAAAGCTAGCTAATGAAATTTGGCGTATTGTAAAGGGATGGGACAATTTCACTAAAGATACACTAGGCAAGCAAATTGTTCGGTCTGCTGATAGTACTTGTGTAAACATTGCAGAAGGTAGAGGTAGGTACAACGACCAAGACAATCGACGTTTTGTCAAGATTGCGAGAGGGTCTTTGTATGAAACTATCAGCTGGCTGAGGTTAGCCTACGCCAGACAGTTATTGACAAATGAACAGGTAAGCAGGTTTAAACCAATTCTTGATGAACTATTACCCAAGCTCAATGCTTATCTAAAATCCATAGGGAATAGGGAATAA
- a CDS encoding DUF4335 domain-containing protein yields MNIQRKYSLPNCTLLLEGLSDVTKAAHFQEMRPELSILVNAECYLSGYNQPLTGGRNFFESLVRAVSGYAQEFLSSVPNPQAHNQESELVEFRKIDSNRHRLIIHSEDASEGFDHSNNSKRPPIEIDLNTVQLFDLVEAVDQFFADTQTLPELSLELQPVTRRYGGASQALIRQAVPAAVGVSSLAVAAIAFNLIPPPQIRPPQPKPNEQTSSTTNNITAPASAAATPTATSTANTKPAVKDLEALLNTVPEITDPSQLRALNRQVYNQVHPAWTNRSGLQQDLIYRLGVAADGAIVGYKAVNKEANIGVGQTPLPNVLYNPASRPSISNEPIAQFRVVFTTKGVLEVSPWRGYARTPEVVGAKITDSNIVKGLNQKLYSTVRQSWNGTPTFTRDLKYRVAVNKDGVIADYEPLNQVAFDYFRETPLPKMFNAVYGSNVAAPNNKDPLAHFQVIFKPNGTMEVTPWQGYQ; encoded by the coding sequence ATGAATATTCAACGTAAGTACAGTTTGCCTAATTGTACACTGCTTTTAGAAGGGTTAAGTGATGTCACTAAAGCTGCACACTTCCAGGAAATGCGCCCGGAATTATCAATATTAGTAAATGCAGAATGCTATTTATCTGGTTACAACCAACCCCTAACAGGAGGGCGGAATTTTTTTGAAAGTTTGGTGAGGGCTGTTAGTGGCTATGCCCAAGAATTTTTAAGTAGTGTACCCAATCCGCAAGCACACAACCAGGAATCGGAGCTAGTAGAGTTTCGGAAAATTGACAGCAACCGACACAGGCTAATTATACATTCAGAAGATGCTTCAGAGGGGTTCGATCACTCTAACAATTCCAAACGTCCGCCTATTGAAATAGATTTGAATACGGTGCAGTTGTTTGATTTGGTGGAAGCAGTGGATCAGTTTTTTGCTGATACCCAAACTTTACCTGAACTTTCCTTAGAACTACAACCAGTTACCAGACGTTATGGCGGTGCTAGCCAGGCTTTGATCAGGCAGGCTGTTCCTGCTGCTGTGGGTGTGTCAAGTTTAGCAGTAGCAGCGATCGCCTTTAACTTGATTCCACCTCCCCAAATCCGTCCACCGCAGCCTAAACCAAATGAGCAAACTAGCTCTACAACAAACAATATCACTGCTCCAGCATCAGCTGCTGCAACACCCACAGCAACATCCACAGCTAATACAAAGCCCGCAGTTAAAGATTTAGAAGCACTTTTAAATACAGTTCCAGAAATTACTGATCCATCGCAGTTGCGTGCATTGAATCGTCAAGTTTACAACCAAGTTCATCCAGCTTGGACTAATCGCTCAGGATTGCAACAGGATTTGATCTATCGTCTGGGTGTAGCTGCGGATGGAGCGATCGTTGGTTATAAAGCGGTGAATAAAGAGGCAAATATAGGAGTGGGGCAAACTCCTCTACCTAACGTACTTTACAATCCAGCTAGCCGCCCTTCCATTTCCAATGAACCGATCGCCCAATTCCGAGTAGTATTTACTACAAAAGGTGTGCTAGAAGTTAGTCCTTGGCGAGGATATGCTAGGACGCCAGAGGTAGTAGGTGCAAAAATTACTGACTCTAATATAGTCAAGGGTTTAAACCAAAAGCTTTATAGTACAGTTCGCCAAAGCTGGAATGGTACCCCCACCTTTACGCGAGATTTGAAATATCGGGTAGCAGTCAACAAAGATGGTGTAATTGCTGACTATGAACCACTCAACCAAGTCGCCTTTGACTATTTCCGCGAAACACCCCTTCCCAAGATGTTCAACGCTGTCTACGGTTCCAATGTAGCAGCTCCTAACAATAAAGATCCTCTCGCTCACTTCCAAGTGATATTCAAGCCTAACGGCACGATGGAAGTTACTCCTTGGCAGGGATATCAATAA
- a CDS encoding DUF3038 domain-containing protein: MNVSASLTPFNSPTQDSLPMVLDTLPDPAIASKTCPRRTRLQIDLILLAIEALELGGSEAILTFAQELDLKGIVKDRVNLWRMRSSNPLRRAHIRRPLTIIEAKALVVIACYIARRLTVVIRQLLMICQQMEEKQIPLEQNLRLSNYLERFRAHFKSRMNARRSGVLALTSDAKLDELAINLLGQLLFCTGTAGMQRFWISLFDGEVE, encoded by the coding sequence ATGAATGTCTCAGCAAGTTTAACGCCGTTCAACAGTCCAACTCAAGATTCGCTGCCGATGGTTCTGGACACTTTGCCAGATCCTGCGATCGCTTCTAAAACGTGTCCTCGGAGAACCAGGTTGCAAATTGACCTGATTTTACTGGCAATTGAAGCTTTAGAGCTTGGTGGTTCGGAAGCAATCCTAACTTTTGCTCAAGAGTTGGATCTAAAAGGAATTGTTAAAGACAGGGTGAATTTATGGCGGATGCGTAGCTCTAACCCGTTACGGAGAGCGCATATCCGCCGTCCTTTAACTATCATCGAAGCAAAAGCTTTAGTGGTCATTGCTTGCTACATAGCGCGGCGTTTAACTGTTGTGATTCGCCAGTTATTAATGATATGTCAGCAAATGGAAGAAAAGCAGATTCCATTAGAACAGAATTTGCGCTTATCTAATTATCTAGAGCGGTTTAGAGCGCATTTTAAAAGCCGGATGAATGCTCGACGTTCTGGTGTCCTAGCATTAACTTCTGATGCAAAATTAGATGAGCTAGCGATAAATTTGTTAGGACAATTACTATTTTGTACTGGTACAGCTGGAATGCAGCGGTTCTGGATTAGTCTTTTTGACGGTGAAGTGGAATGA
- a CDS encoding adenine phosphoribosyltransferase has translation MDLKSLVRDIPDFPKPGILFRDITTLLRDPEGLRYTIDFLAQKCNESGITADYVIGIESRGFIFGSPLAYKLGTGFIPVRKKGKLPAAVHSIEYELEYGMDCLEVHQDGLHQGSRVLIVDDLIATGGTASATAKLVQKIGCELVGFGFIIELRDLQGRKYLPDVPIISLIEY, from the coding sequence ATGGATTTGAAGTCTCTCGTTCGTGACATCCCAGATTTCCCTAAACCCGGAATTTTATTTCGGGATATTACTACCCTGCTGCGCGATCCAGAGGGGCTGCGCTACACTATTGACTTTCTAGCACAAAAATGCAACGAATCTGGCATAACGGCGGATTACGTCATTGGTATAGAGTCAAGGGGATTCATTTTTGGTTCACCTCTGGCTTATAAATTAGGAACTGGTTTTATTCCCGTCCGCAAAAAAGGTAAGTTACCAGCAGCCGTTCATTCAATTGAATATGAACTAGAGTATGGTATGGACTGCCTAGAAGTGCATCAAGACGGTTTACACCAAGGTAGCCGAGTATTAATTGTGGACGATTTGATTGCCACGGGTGGAACTGCGAGTGCAACAGCAAAGTTAGTGCAGAAGATTGGCTGCGAATTAGTAGGATTTGGGTTTATTATCGAGCTACGGGATTTACAAGGGCGTAAATATCTGCCGGACGTGCCGATTATCTCTCTAATTGAATATTAG
- a CDS encoding ABC transporter permease: MTSTRISLETGRDWLIRLVTSETFVYVGKRVLQALLTLLLASALSFFIIQLAPGDYVDTLRQNPKISPERIEEIKRQFGLDKSWPEQFGLWLWRILTKGDFGTSFIYQRSVASLLWERVPATLLLAIASLIVTWAIAIPLGIFAAVNQNKLADRLLQVISYAGQGFPSFITALGLLVLAQITSPLFPVGSMTSINHSELTWFGRILDVGWHMILPTIALSITSFAGLQRITRGELLDVLRQDYIQTARAKGLPENRVIYVHALRNAVNPLITLLGFELAGLLSGAFIAEYFFNWPGLGRLTYQALLAQDLYLLMASLVMSAVLLILGNLIADLMLKAADPRIRLENLN; the protein is encoded by the coding sequence ATGACATCTACGAGAATTTCATTGGAGACAGGTCGGGATTGGCTAATAAGGCTAGTCACGAGTGAAACTTTTGTTTATGTGGGAAAGCGGGTATTGCAGGCACTACTTACTTTGTTGTTGGCGTCAGCGTTATCGTTTTTCATTATTCAACTTGCTCCAGGAGATTATGTAGATACGCTGCGGCAAAACCCGAAGATATCGCCAGAAAGAATTGAAGAAATCAAGCGGCAGTTTGGTTTGGATAAGTCTTGGCCAGAACAATTTGGGCTATGGCTATGGCGAATTTTGACAAAAGGGGATTTTGGCACGAGTTTTATTTATCAACGTTCAGTAGCATCGCTGTTGTGGGAACGAGTACCAGCGACTTTGCTATTAGCGATCGCATCTTTAATTGTCACATGGGCGATCGCTATCCCTCTGGGAATCTTTGCTGCTGTTAACCAAAATAAGCTAGCAGACCGACTTTTACAGGTGATTAGCTACGCCGGACAAGGCTTTCCCAGTTTCATAACTGCCTTAGGACTGCTGGTTTTAGCCCAAATCACCTCGCCCTTATTCCCAGTGGGTAGTATGACTAGCATTAATCACTCGGAACTAACGTGGTTTGGCAGAATCTTAGATGTAGGCTGGCACATGATTTTACCCACTATCGCCCTCTCAATTACTAGTTTTGCTGGTTTACAACGCATCACTCGTGGCGAATTATTGGATGTTTTACGTCAAGATTATATCCAAACGGCTCGCGCCAAAGGACTGCCAGAAAACCGCGTCATCTACGTTCATGCTCTCCGCAACGCCGTAAATCCGTTAATTACCTTGTTGGGTTTTGAATTAGCTGGTTTATTAAGCGGTGCCTTCATTGCTGAATATTTCTTCAACTGGCCCGGCTTAGGAAGGTTGACCTACCAGGCTTTACTAGCTCAAGATTTATACTTGTTAATGGCAAGCTTGGTAATGAGCGCAGTGCTGCTAATACTTGGTAATTTAATCGCTGACTTAATGCTCAAAGCAGCCGATCCACGCATTCGCCTAGAAAATCTCAATTAG
- a CDS encoding type II toxin-antitoxin system VapC family toxin: MSRFLLDTNVISEPLRPQPNPAVIQRLQQYQGEFAIASVTWHELLFGCYRLSASKRRERIEQYLLHIIQPNISILPYDNVGAEWFALERARLVTIGKTPAYPDGQIAAIAKVNGLILVTNNVSDYADFQELQLENWFC, translated from the coding sequence GTGAGCCGCTTTTTACTGGATACTAACGTCATCTCTGAGCCATTAAGACCACAACCGAATCCAGCAGTTATCCAAAGGTTGCAACAGTATCAAGGGGAATTTGCTATTGCTTCTGTTACTTGGCATGAATTGCTATTTGGTTGCTATCGTCTGTCCGCTTCTAAAAGGCGAGAGAGAATTGAGCAGTATCTCTTGCATATAATCCAACCAAATATTTCTATCCTGCCCTATGATAATGTGGGAGCCGAATGGTTTGCTTTAGAAAGAGCGCGACTGGTAACTATAGGAAAAACTCCCGCGTATCCAGATGGACAGATTGCAGCGATCGCAAAAGTAAATGGTCTGATTTTGGTAACAAATAATGTTTCAGACTATGCCGATTTTCAAGAACTTCAACTAGAGAATTGGTTTTGTTAG
- a CDS encoding type II toxin-antitoxin system Phd/YefM family antitoxin: MSQQYSIEQVPKNLDKIFQGIEQGESVQITQQGQQVAVILPAAEYQRLLHGKPGFWESVERFRQELMEEGTEIDPDEVWKDVRDKSPGREIIL; this comes from the coding sequence ATGTCTCAGCAGTATTCAATTGAGCAAGTTCCTAAGAATCTAGATAAAATTTTTCAGGGAATTGAACAAGGCGAATCGGTACAAATTACGCAACAGGGGCAGCAAGTTGCTGTGATTCTACCTGCGGCTGAATATCAGCGTTTGTTGCATGGAAAGCCGGGTTTTTGGGAATCTGTGGAGCGATTTCGTCAAGAACTCATGGAAGAAGGAACCGAGATTGATCCCGATGAGGTTTGGAAAGATGTACGCGATAAGTCTCCTGGACGAGAGATCATTTTGTGA
- a CDS encoding Uma2 family endonuclease encodes MNQPISERVRWTTADLELFPDNGNRYEIIDGELFVTRAPHWNHQKVCARIIAPLDTWSQTTSLGQVVPAPGIIFGDNDNVIPDVVWASNERLPLLLDEAGHLTGAPELIVEVLSAGIENEKRDRELKLKLYSARGVREYWIVDWRKQQVEVYRREQASLKLVGTLFNGDELNSPILPDFNCAITSLFT; translated from the coding sequence ATGAACCAGCCGATATCTGAAAGAGTGCGCTGGACTACCGCCGATTTAGAGTTGTTTCCAGATAACGGGAACCGCTATGAAATTATTGACGGAGAATTGTTTGTGACCAGAGCGCCTCACTGGAACCATCAAAAAGTTTGTGCCAGAATTATTGCTCCATTGGATACTTGGTCACAAACTACCTCGTTGGGACAAGTCGTACCTGCTCCAGGAATCATTTTTGGAGATAATGATAATGTGATTCCTGATGTTGTCTGGGCTAGTAATGAGAGATTGCCCCTGCTTTTGGACGAGGCGGGGCATTTGACTGGTGCGCCAGAACTGATAGTAGAGGTTCTATCTGCTGGTATTGAAAATGAAAAGCGAGATAGGGAACTTAAACTAAAGCTTTACTCAGCAAGAGGTGTCAGAGAATATTGGATTGTAGATTGGCGTAAGCAACAGGTGGAAGTTTATCGACGTGAACAAGCGAGTTTAAAGTTAGTTGGTACGTTGTTCAATGGTGATGAGTTGAACTCACCCATATTGCCTGATTTTAATTGTGCGATCACATCCTTATTTACCTAA
- the purF gene encoding amidophosphoribosyltransferase — translation MISIHSVTSDEYPDQINNPINSHENQPDKPEEACGVFGIYAPGENVAKLTYFGLYALQHRGQESAGIATFEGTQVHLHKDMGLVSQVFNESILDQLPGSLAVGHTRYSTTGSSRKVNAQPAVLETRLGSLALAHNGNLVNTVQLRQELLEKKCNLVTTTDSEMIAFAIAEAINAGADWLEGSIQAFHRCQGAFSLVIGTPNGVMGVRDTNGIRPLVIGTLAGNPVRYVLASETCGLDIIGAEYLRDVEPGELVWITEEGLASYHWSQKPQRKLCIFEMIYFARPDSVMHNESLYSYRMRLGHQLAKESFVDADIVFGVPDSGIPAAIGFSQASGVAYAEGLIKNRYVGRTFIQPTQTMRESGIRMKLNPLKDVLAGKRVIIVDDSIVRGTTSRKLVKTLREAGAVEVHMRISSPPVTHPCFYGIDTDSQDQLIAATKSVAEIAKQLEVDSLAYLSWEGMLEATREDTNSFCSACFTGDYPVAIPEQVKRSKLSLEKVVV, via the coding sequence ATGATTTCGATTCATTCTGTCACTTCGGATGAATACCCCGACCAAATCAACAACCCAATCAATAGTCATGAAAATCAGCCTGACAAGCCAGAAGAAGCTTGTGGTGTTTTTGGCATCTACGCACCAGGAGAAAACGTTGCTAAACTGACCTACTTTGGATTGTATGCCCTCCAGCATCGGGGTCAAGAATCAGCTGGTATTGCCACCTTTGAGGGTACACAAGTCCACCTCCACAAAGATATGGGCTTGGTGTCTCAAGTCTTTAATGAATCCATCTTGGATCAGTTGCCTGGTAGCCTTGCTGTTGGTCACACTCGTTATTCAACCACAGGTTCTAGCCGCAAAGTTAATGCCCAACCCGCAGTACTAGAAACTCGCTTAGGTTCATTAGCTCTTGCACACAATGGGAATTTAGTCAATACAGTGCAATTGCGTCAAGAGTTGCTTGAGAAAAAATGCAACTTAGTCACGACAACAGACTCAGAAATGATCGCTTTTGCGATCGCAGAAGCCATCAACGCTGGTGCAGATTGGCTAGAAGGTTCAATTCAGGCATTCCATCGTTGCCAAGGAGCCTTTAGTCTAGTTATTGGCACTCCTAACGGCGTTATGGGTGTTCGGGACACCAATGGCATTCGCCCTCTAGTAATTGGCACTTTGGCTGGTAATCCAGTCCGTTACGTTTTGGCTTCCGAGACTTGTGGTTTAGATATTATTGGAGCCGAATACCTGCGAGACGTAGAACCAGGTGAATTAGTTTGGATTACTGAAGAAGGATTGGCTTCCTATCATTGGAGCCAAAAACCCCAGAGGAAACTGTGTATCTTTGAGATGATTTACTTTGCTCGCCCTGATAGCGTCATGCACAACGAGAGTTTGTACAGCTATCGGATGCGCTTAGGACATCAACTAGCTAAAGAATCCTTTGTAGATGCCGATATTGTCTTTGGTGTTCCTGATTCAGGTATCCCAGCTGCGATCGGATTTTCCCAAGCTTCTGGTGTAGCTTACGCCGAAGGACTGATTAAAAATCGCTATGTTGGACGAACCTTTATTCAGCCAACCCAAACCATGCGCGAGTCAGGTATTCGGATGAAACTCAACCCCCTCAAAGATGTGCTGGCGGGTAAACGAGTAATTATTGTTGATGACTCGATTGTGCGGGGTACTACTAGCCGTAAATTAGTTAAAACTTTGCGTGAAGCGGGTGCAGTGGAAGTACACATGCGAATTTCTTCTCCACCAGTAACTCATCCCTGCTTCTATGGCATCGATACTGATTCTCAGGATCAGCTAATTGCTGCTACCAAGTCAGTAGCAGAAATTGCCAAGCAACTGGAAGTAGACAGCCTCGCCTATCTCAGTTGGGAAGGAATGCTAGAAGCGACACGAGAAGATACCAATAGTTTCTGCTCTGCCTGCTTTACTGGAGATTATCCCGTAGCGATTCCTGAGCAAGTGAAGCGTTCTAAGTTGAGTTTAGAAAAGGTAGTGGTGTAA